A single region of the Elizabethkingia sp. JS20170427COW genome encodes:
- a CDS encoding cation-translocating P-type ATPase → MTFNIPSHFTGLSSEEVLTSQKKNGFNKINANQKGSWITLLLDILKEPMLLLLITVAIIYLIVGDYGEAIFMFGAIVAVSGISFYQDNRSKKALEALEKLNEPLSTVIRNSKVIQIPTHEITIGDLCIIEEGKMINADGKIVHSNDFSVNEASLTGETFSVFKSQETEDRNVYSGTLVVSGLAVFEVEKIGDATKLGKIGKSIQEIQEERSPLQIQITQFVKWMAVIGIIVFLMVWGYSFWKSGDWIESLLAGLTLAMSILPEEIPVAFTTFMALGAWKLMKEGIIIKRSSVVETLGSTTVICTDKTGTITENSMQLKALFDYKTNQLYEEEQLTNNSLYELIQFAMWSSEPVPFDPMEKTLHKVYEETQKEDKRQAFSMIHEYPLEGKPPMMTHLFENEKKERIIAAKGAPEAILAVSNLPENEKEKLRQHIKDLGKQGYRILGVAKSHFEGTDFPEKQQDFNFEFLGFTVFYDPPKQGIQEVFQHIYDAGIKVKVITGDNEDTTNAIALQAGIKNNTPAVNGAKIVHHSETELIELSRKTTLFTRMFPEAKLKMVNAFKKDEEVVAMLGDGVNDAPALKAAHIGVAMGNKGTEIAKAAASLVIINDDLDKLVVGIAAGRRIYTNIKKAIQYIISIHIPIILTVSLPLFLGWVFPHIFTPVHVIFLELIMGPTCSIVYENEPMEKGTMSQKPRKMTDTFLNWKELSVSIIQGLMITAGVLFAYQLTVQQGGDEETTRAMVFTTLIFANILLSLTNRSFTYSILEASKNKNKLFPIVIGATLVLLFAILYVPIFAQFFHLNGLNINELGTSLLIASVSVLWFEGYKRVKQRK, encoded by the coding sequence ATGACATTCAACATCCCTTCTCATTTCACAGGACTTAGTTCTGAAGAAGTCTTAACTTCTCAAAAGAAAAACGGCTTTAACAAAATAAATGCTAATCAAAAAGGCTCTTGGATAACATTGCTTTTGGATATTTTAAAAGAACCAATGTTGCTTTTATTGATTACCGTTGCGATTATTTACTTGATTGTGGGTGATTATGGTGAAGCTATTTTTATGTTCGGGGCTATTGTTGCCGTTTCAGGAATTTCTTTTTATCAGGATAATCGTAGTAAAAAGGCGTTGGAAGCATTGGAAAAACTCAATGAACCTTTGAGTACAGTCATCCGAAATTCAAAAGTAATCCAAATTCCAACACACGAAATTACGATAGGCGATTTGTGTATTATTGAAGAAGGGAAAATGATCAATGCCGATGGAAAAATTGTACACAGCAATGACTTTTCTGTCAATGAAGCATCACTTACAGGCGAAACTTTTTCAGTTTTTAAAAGTCAAGAAACGGAGGATAGAAATGTATATAGCGGAACTTTGGTGGTTTCGGGTTTGGCAGTTTTTGAAGTAGAAAAAATTGGCGATGCTACGAAATTAGGGAAAATCGGGAAATCCATTCAAGAAATTCAAGAAGAACGCTCGCCTTTACAAATTCAAATCACCCAATTCGTGAAATGGATGGCAGTCATTGGCATTATTGTATTTCTGATGGTTTGGGGATATAGCTTTTGGAAATCCGGAGATTGGATTGAAAGTTTATTGGCCGGTTTAACTTTGGCAATGTCCATTTTACCCGAGGAAATTCCCGTAGCTTTTACCACTTTTATGGCATTGGGAGCTTGGAAATTGATGAAAGAAGGGATTATCATCAAACGAAGCAGCGTAGTAGAAACTTTGGGAAGCACCACCGTGATTTGCACCGATAAAACCGGAACGATTACCGAAAATTCAATGCAGTTAAAAGCACTTTTTGACTATAAAACCAATCAACTTTATGAAGAGGAACAATTGACGAATAATTCACTTTATGAATTGATACAATTTGCAATGTGGAGCAGTGAACCTGTACCTTTTGACCCGATGGAAAAAACATTGCACAAAGTATATGAAGAAACCCAAAAAGAGGACAAACGACAAGCGTTTTCAATGATACACGAATATCCGCTAGAGGGAAAACCACCAATGATGACCCATCTTTTTGAAAATGAAAAAAAAGAGCGAATTATTGCTGCCAAAGGTGCACCCGAAGCGATATTGGCAGTTTCTAATTTACCGGAAAACGAGAAAGAAAAGTTACGGCAGCATATCAAAGATTTAGGAAAACAAGGCTATCGTATATTGGGTGTTGCCAAATCCCATTTTGAAGGAACTGATTTCCCTGAAAAACAACAGGATTTCAACTTTGAATTTTTAGGATTTACTGTGTTTTATGATCCACCCAAACAAGGTATTCAAGAAGTATTTCAACATATTTACGATGCAGGAATTAAGGTAAAAGTGATTACTGGAGATAATGAAGACACCACAAACGCAATTGCACTACAAGCCGGAATTAAAAACAATACACCTGCTGTAAACGGTGCTAAAATCGTCCATCATTCCGAGACTGAATTGATTGAACTTTCAAGAAAAACTACTTTGTTTACCCGAATGTTTCCCGAAGCCAAATTAAAAATGGTCAATGCTTTCAAGAAAGACGAAGAAGTGGTAGCGATGTTGGGCGATGGCGTAAACGATGCTCCCGCACTCAAGGCAGCACATATTGGCGTAGCGATGGGAAATAAAGGCACGGAAATAGCCAAAGCAGCGGCTTCTTTGGTGATTATCAATGATGATTTGGATAAATTGGTCGTTGGAATTGCAGCAGGAAGAAGAATTTACACCAACATCAAAAAAGCAATTCAATACATTATTTCCATTCATATACCGATTATTCTAACCGTTTCCTTGCCTTTGTTTTTAGGTTGGGTTTTTCCGCATATTTTTACACCTGTTCACGTTATTTTCTTAGAATTAATTATGGGACCTACTTGTTCTATTGTATATGAAAACGAGCCGATGGAAAAAGGAACGATGAGCCAAAAACCACGGAAAATGACTGATACTTTCTTAAATTGGAAAGAATTAAGCGTCAGTATCATTCAGGGATTAATGATTACCGCAGGGGTGTTATTTGCTTATCAATTGACCGTTCAGCAAGGCGGAGATGAAGAAACCACGAGAGCGATGGTTTTTACCACTTTAATTTTTGCCAACATCTTATTGAGCCTAACCAATCGCTCTTTTACCTACAGTATTTTAGAAGCCTCTAAAAACAAAAACAAACTCTTCCCTATCGTTATCGGTGCAACTTTAGTTTTACTTTTTGCAATATTGTATGTGCCTATATTTGCTCAGTTTTTCCATTTGAATGGATTGAATATAAATGAATTAGGCACTTCGTTATTGATTGCTAGCGTGTCTGTTTTGTGGTTTGAAGGGTATAAGAGGGTGAAGCAGAGAAAATAA
- a CDS encoding TolC family protein codes for MLVNTHKLIFISIFFIGWNTVQAQEVWTLKQCIDTAQVHNKNLQINRNNISISEQREKEAKANLIPKITANADYKYFMELPTQLMPMNALNPQAPEGQFRDLQFGVPHNINANIQLAMPLYNPQIYGGIENTKIANELTQLQYQKTEEQVLFDVTTLYYNAQILKNQLDFMDSNLINSNRLLQNMELLKSQLLAKGSDVNKVKLQTEQLTTQRENVYSKYLQVLNALKMNMGISLEENITVVTDIFQPTLTENSSRNSLDLQLIHTQNKLLNNKLKILNRSRYLPSLNFIASYGTTGFGYDKTPNDFLDFYPIGFAGIQLSYPLFNGTVTQRKINQKKLEINNNELQAQLISDKNEMEIENAIRQRTIAENTIINTENQIDLAKTIYDQTILQQKQGTASLTDVLLADNALREAQQNYLNAIIDFLKADLEFKKLTGNIGSEK; via the coding sequence ATGTTAGTGAATACTCACAAACTCATTTTCATCTCAATATTTTTTATTGGGTGGAATACCGTTCAGGCACAAGAAGTCTGGACACTAAAGCAATGTATTGACACGGCACAAGTGCATAACAAAAACTTGCAAATTAATCGTAACAATATCAGCATTAGCGAACAAAGAGAAAAGGAAGCAAAAGCCAACCTAATCCCGAAAATTACTGCCAATGCAGACTACAAGTATTTTATGGAGTTGCCTACGCAACTAATGCCAATGAATGCACTTAATCCGCAAGCACCCGAAGGACAGTTTAGGGATTTACAATTTGGCGTTCCGCACAACATCAATGCAAATATTCAATTGGCTATGCCTTTGTATAATCCACAAATTTATGGAGGGATTGAGAATACAAAAATTGCCAATGAATTAACTCAACTGCAATATCAGAAAACAGAAGAACAAGTTTTATTTGATGTAACAACCCTTTATTACAACGCACAAATTCTTAAAAATCAATTGGATTTTATGGATAGCAATCTGATTAACTCAAACAGATTGTTGCAAAATATGGAATTGCTAAAAAGTCAGTTGTTGGCAAAAGGCTCTGATGTAAACAAAGTGAAATTACAAACGGAACAATTAACCACACAAAGAGAAAATGTTTATAGTAAATACTTACAAGTATTGAACGCTCTGAAAATGAATATGGGTATTTCATTAGAAGAAAATATAACGGTTGTAACCGATATTTTTCAACCAACATTAACAGAAAATTCTTCTCGCAATTCATTGGATTTACAGCTTATCCATACGCAAAACAAACTTTTGAACAACAAACTTAAAATCCTTAATCGTTCTCGTTATTTACCCTCTTTGAATTTCATAGCTTCTTATGGTACAACAGGTTTTGGGTATGACAAAACACCCAATGACTTTTTAGATTTCTATCCGATTGGTTTTGCAGGAATACAGCTTAGTTACCCACTTTTTAACGGCACCGTTACACAACGAAAAATCAATCAGAAAAAATTAGAAATCAATAATAATGAATTGCAAGCACAACTCATTTCTGACAAAAATGAAATGGAAATTGAAAATGCCATTCGTCAACGGACGATTGCCGAAAACACCATTATTAATACAGAAAATCAAATTGATTTGGCCAAAACAATTTATGATCAAACCATACTGCAACAAAAACAGGGAACGGCAAGTTTGACCGATGTTTTATTGGCTGACAACGCTTTGCGTGAAGCACAACAAAATTATTTAAACGCCATAATTGACTTTTTAAAAGCTGATTTGGAATTCAAAAAATTAACGGGAAACATTGGAAGTGAAAAGTGA
- a CDS encoding cupin domain-containing protein produces MATFDKKKIFSPELAIEYSEGGVISKQITKSKAGNIMLFSFDKGEGLSEHTTPFDAVVQLLDGEAEITIGDEVFHLVKGISIIMPANVPHSLMATERFKMLLTMIKDDNN; encoded by the coding sequence ATGGCAACATTTGATAAAAAGAAGATTTTCTCTCCGGAATTAGCAATCGAATACTCCGAAGGTGGTGTAATCAGCAAACAAATAACTAAAAGTAAAGCTGGAAACATCATGCTGTTTTCTTTCGATAAAGGAGAAGGGCTATCGGAACATACAACTCCTTTTGATGCCGTTGTGCAGTTATTAGATGGCGAAGCTGAAATCACAATTGGAGATGAAGTTTTTCACTTAGTGAAAGGCATTTCTATTATTATGCCTGCCAATGTGCCTCATTCTCTTATGGCAACTGAGCGTTTTAAAATGTTGCTGACGATGATTAAAGATGATAATAATTGA